The Macaca thibetana thibetana isolate TM-01 chromosome 19, ASM2454274v1, whole genome shotgun sequence genome has a segment encoding these proteins:
- the LOC126941842 gene encoding zinc finger protein 324A isoform X1, with product MAFEDVAVYFSQEEWGLLDTAQRALYRRVMLDNFALVASLGLSTSRPRVVIQLERGEEPWVPSGTDTILSRNTYRRRNPGSWSVAEDGDVSGEWPRAFPDTPPGMTTSIFPVAGAYHSVKSLQRQRGASPSRERKPTGVSVIYWERLLLGSGSGQASVSLRLTSPLRPPEGGQLREKTLTEHPVPGRRPRTPERQKPCAQEVPGRAFGNAPDLEATSGRGHHGMGPTWQEPQRLLGGQEPSTWDELGEALPAGEKSFECRACSKVFVKSSDLLKHLRTHTGERPYECAQCGKAFSQTSHLTQHQRIHSGETPYACPVCGKAFRHSSSLVRHQRIHTAEKSFSCSECGKAFSHGSNLSQHRKIHAGGRPYACAQCGRRFCRNSHLIQHERTHTGEKPFVCALCGAAFSQGSSLFKHQRVHTGEKPFACPQCGRAFSHSSNLTQHQLLHTGERPFRCGDCGKAFAKGAVLLSHRRIHTGEKPFVCTQCGRAFRERPALFHHQRIHTGEKPVRRSRASLHPQARSVSATSSEDADRWGPNESQHVLTASSRPECWEISPEAL from the exons GTGGCGAGGAGCCCTGGGTTCCCAGCGGAACGGACACGATCCTGTCCAGGAACACCTACAGGAGGCGCAACCCTG GTTCCTGGAGTGTGGCAGAGGATGGAGATGTTTCTGGAGAATGGCCACGAGCTTTCCCAGATACCCCACCTGGGATGACTACTAGCATCTTCCCAGTTGCCGGTGCCTACCACAGTGTAAAAAGCCTGCAGCGACAACGGGGTGCCTCCCCATCTCGGGAGAGAAAACCCACAGGGGTGTCGGTGATCTACTGGGAGAGACTCCTGCTAGGCTCGGGCAGTGGGCAAGCCAGCGTCAGCCTGCGACTGACCTCCCCACTTAGGCCTCCCGAGGGCGGCCAGCTTAGGGAAAAGACCCTCACAGAGCACCCGGTGCCTGGGAGGCGGCCCAGGACCCCTGAGCGGCAGAAACCATGTGCACAGGAGGTCCCTGGGAGAGCCTTCGGGAATGCCCCGGATCTGGAGGCCACCAGCGGTCGAGGGCATCATGGAATGGGTCCGACTTGGCAGGAGCCTCAGAGACTCCTTGGTGGCCAGGAACCTTCCACCTGGGATGAGCTGGGCGAGGCTCTCCCCGCTGGGGAGAAGTCCTTCGAATGCAGGGCGTGCAGTAAAGTGTTCGTGAAGAGCTCCGACCTCCTCAAGCACCTACGCACCCACACCGGGGAGCGGCCCTACGAGTGCGCCCAGTGCGGCAAGGCCTTCAGCCAGACGTCGCACCTGACGCAGCACCAGCGCATCCACAGCGGCGAGACGCCCTACGCCTGCCCCGTGTGCGGCAAGGCCTTCCGGCACAGCTCCTCACTGGTGCGGCACCAGCGCATCCACACGGCCGAGAAGTCCTTCAGCTGCTCCGAGTGCGGCAAGGCCTTCAGCCACGGCTCCAACCTCAGCCAGCACCGCAAGATCCACGCGGGCGGGCGTCCCTATGCCTGCGCACAGTGTGGCCGCCGCTTCTGCCGCAACTCGCACCTGATCCAGCACGAGCGTACGCACACGGGCGAGAAGCCCTTCGTGTGCGCGCTCTGTGGTGCCGCCTTCAGCCAGGGCTCCTCGCTCTTTAAGCACCAGCGCGTGCACACAGGCGAGAAGCCCTTCGCCTGCCCACAGTGCGGCCGCGCCTTTAGCCACAGCTCCAACCTCACCCAGCACCAGCTCCTGCACACGGGCGAGCGGCCCTTCCGCTGTGGGGACTGTGGCAAGGCCTTCGCCAAAGGCGCTGTGCTGCTGAGCCACCGGCGCATTCACACGGGCGAGAAGCCCTTCGTGTGCACGCAGTGTGGCCGCGCCTTCCGTGAGCGCCCGGCCCTCTTCCACCACCAGAGGATCCATACCGGCGAGAAGCCCGTCCGGCGATCCAGGGCCAGCTTGCACCCCCAGGCCAGGTCTGTTTCCGCGACATCATCAGAAG ACGCTGACAGGTGGGGTCCTAATGAGAGCCAACACGTGCTCACTGCCAGCTCCCGTCCTGAGTGCTGGGAAATTTCTCCTGAAGCCCTGTGA
- the LOC126941842 gene encoding zinc finger protein 324A isoform X2 — MAFEDVAVYFSQEEWGLLDTAQRALYRRVMLDNFALVASLGLSTSRPRVVIQLERGEEPWVPSGTDTILSRNTYRRRNPGSWSVAEDGDVSGEWPRAFPDTPPGMTTSIFPVAGAYHSVKSLQRQRGASPSRERKPTGVSVIYWERLLLGSGSGQASVSLRLTSPLRPPEGGQLREKTLTEHPVPGRRPRTPERQKPCAQEVPGRAFGNAPDLEATSGRGHHGMGPTWQEPQRLLGGQEPSTWDELGEALPAGEKSFECRACSKVFVKSSDLLKHLRTHTGERPYECAQCGKAFSQTSHLTQHQRIHSGETPYACPVCGKAFRHSSSLVRHQRIHTAEKSFSCSECGKAFSHGSNLSQHRKIHAGGRPYACAQCGRRFCRNSHLIQHERTHTGEKPFVCALCGAAFSQGSSLFKHQRVHTGEKPFACPQCGRAFSHSSNLTQHQLLHTGERPFRCGDCGKAFAKGAVLLSHRRIHTGEKPFVCTQCGRAFRERPALFHHQRIHTGEKPVRRSRASLHPQARSVSATSSEGAPGKETEPTSASGPAAVSEPGEV; from the exons GTGGCGAGGAGCCCTGGGTTCCCAGCGGAACGGACACGATCCTGTCCAGGAACACCTACAGGAGGCGCAACCCTG GTTCCTGGAGTGTGGCAGAGGATGGAGATGTTTCTGGAGAATGGCCACGAGCTTTCCCAGATACCCCACCTGGGATGACTACTAGCATCTTCCCAGTTGCCGGTGCCTACCACAGTGTAAAAAGCCTGCAGCGACAACGGGGTGCCTCCCCATCTCGGGAGAGAAAACCCACAGGGGTGTCGGTGATCTACTGGGAGAGACTCCTGCTAGGCTCGGGCAGTGGGCAAGCCAGCGTCAGCCTGCGACTGACCTCCCCACTTAGGCCTCCCGAGGGCGGCCAGCTTAGGGAAAAGACCCTCACAGAGCACCCGGTGCCTGGGAGGCGGCCCAGGACCCCTGAGCGGCAGAAACCATGTGCACAGGAGGTCCCTGGGAGAGCCTTCGGGAATGCCCCGGATCTGGAGGCCACCAGCGGTCGAGGGCATCATGGAATGGGTCCGACTTGGCAGGAGCCTCAGAGACTCCTTGGTGGCCAGGAACCTTCCACCTGGGATGAGCTGGGCGAGGCTCTCCCCGCTGGGGAGAAGTCCTTCGAATGCAGGGCGTGCAGTAAAGTGTTCGTGAAGAGCTCCGACCTCCTCAAGCACCTACGCACCCACACCGGGGAGCGGCCCTACGAGTGCGCCCAGTGCGGCAAGGCCTTCAGCCAGACGTCGCACCTGACGCAGCACCAGCGCATCCACAGCGGCGAGACGCCCTACGCCTGCCCCGTGTGCGGCAAGGCCTTCCGGCACAGCTCCTCACTGGTGCGGCACCAGCGCATCCACACGGCCGAGAAGTCCTTCAGCTGCTCCGAGTGCGGCAAGGCCTTCAGCCACGGCTCCAACCTCAGCCAGCACCGCAAGATCCACGCGGGCGGGCGTCCCTATGCCTGCGCACAGTGTGGCCGCCGCTTCTGCCGCAACTCGCACCTGATCCAGCACGAGCGTACGCACACGGGCGAGAAGCCCTTCGTGTGCGCGCTCTGTGGTGCCGCCTTCAGCCAGGGCTCCTCGCTCTTTAAGCACCAGCGCGTGCACACAGGCGAGAAGCCCTTCGCCTGCCCACAGTGCGGCCGCGCCTTTAGCCACAGCTCCAACCTCACCCAGCACCAGCTCCTGCACACGGGCGAGCGGCCCTTCCGCTGTGGGGACTGTGGCAAGGCCTTCGCCAAAGGCGCTGTGCTGCTGAGCCACCGGCGCATTCACACGGGCGAGAAGCCCTTCGTGTGCACGCAGTGTGGCCGCGCCTTCCGTGAGCGCCCGGCCCTCTTCCACCACCAGAGGATCCATACCGGCGAGAAGCCCGTCCGGCGATCCAGGGCCAGCTTGCACCCCCAGGCCAGGTCTGTTTCCGCGACATCATCAGAAGGTGCGCCAGGGAAGGAAACCGAGCCCACTTCCGCCTCGGGCCCAGCCGCAGTCTCGGAGCCAGGGGAGGTCTGA